The following coding sequences are from one Triticum aestivum cultivar Chinese Spring chromosome 5A, IWGSC CS RefSeq v2.1, whole genome shotgun sequence window:
- the LOC123106079 gene encoding transcription factor bHLH81, protein MFFHGMAYVTTKYNTFCYFFDPPIQVLLMFFHGMAYVTMNYGATRGSRTLSHTEMGMAMPVLMPSAVGESITVNNGSSDLSRSFSMISSGDTNSNIMFFTPGSKKAKVLIDSDDGMVTSLSKIESQVGQASHFGMSTTSLDMSGMDDYLQLQQYFIAYTVCTKRGCATHPRSIAERIRKKSKE, encoded by the exons ATGTTCTTTCATGGTATGGCTTATGTGACTACGAAGTATAATACTTTCTGTTATTTCTTTGATCCCCCAATACAGGTACTACTCATGTTCTTTCATGGTATGGCTTATGTGACTATGAA CTATGGAGCTACTCGAGGCAGCAGAACATTATCCCACACGGAGATGGGGATGGCCATGCCCGTGCTGATGCCGTCGGCCGTCGGTGAGAGCATCACCGTCAACAACGGCTCCAGCGACCTCTCCAGGAGCTTCTCCATGATCTCCTCGGGTGACACCAACTCCAACATCATGTTCTTCACGCCCGGAAGCAAAAAAGCGAAGGTGCTCATCGACAGCGACGATGGCATGGTCACCAGCCTCAGCAAAATCGAATCCCAAGTAGGACAAGCTTCACAT TTTGGCATGTCAACCACGTCTTTAGACATGTCCGGCATGGACGACTATCTGCAGCTGCAGCAATACTTCATCGCCTACACAGTCTGCACCAAGCGTGGCTGCGCCACTCACCCACGAAGCATCGCTGAGAGGATTA gaaagaagagcaaggaatag